The Primulina tabacum isolate GXHZ01 chromosome 1, ASM2559414v2, whole genome shotgun sequence genome contains the following window.
ctactGCTTTCCTCTTAGGTGGCAtactctacaatgtgctcacaaaaTACCaatcaatagataacaatgaatagatgcaaaagaaaacatacccggacagttgaaagtagacgaagtcatatgcattggtccgaagaacggtgctctgataccactaaatgtaacacctcgACCCAATATCAATAAAAacacagcggaatttaaaattttctttcaaatggaaggaagtttcaaaatacatttctATAAAAATGTTTACATCAAAATCAATACATGATCATTTAAATGAtatacaaaaatacaaaatatcattcctatgatcatgctCCGAAAAGCCATCAAAAGATTTTCCTTCCAACatggtatgcatatgactccggcctcaatcaacgtcccggcccatcgctcttatctgcatcacatgaataactgaaatgagtataaaactcagcaagtggaactcttacatagcaatgacaTAACATACTCTGAAAAACATAGCTTTGAaatcataaaataccatcaactctgaaacatgaatatcataataatagcataacaatgagatgatatttctctttactctggttggattgatatcaatagtatcTCTGGCTCTGGTGCTCGTATCCCTATCGATATAAaccgataactctgagggatataagcctatggtcgttgatcaactaattgcatgcaatctctgactatgtatctatcaatccataaatcaatTTAAATTCTATCTTTGGCATTTAAACAAACACTTTgtaaactcttttctcttgtgTTCCCTTTTcaataattgagacataaaatgcctccaatatatataacaagtgtatcaatacataaacatgaatcaaatgaagggaataacacattaaaaccattgaaataccatacatatattatcatgtgagcacaaaggatgaaattccacttactacacttggaaCACTTGAATCTAAGCTCTTGGTACACCACCTACAACAATAATCCATAAATAACACCATCATCAACTCAATAATCAAGAACTCAtgccaaataatccataaaaccaacataaacaacaaacccatatcatctctcttccaaaaccaagaaataacaacaccaaaagcttaccttagcttcctagcaccaagaagaacttcgatcttaactcaaatcaccaactaaaagcttgaatcgaagataggaagtgaaagaaataaggaaccctagccttcccaaggagagaaatccgaaaatgagaggtgagaaatgagagaaatggagtCAACTCATCCAATTAAATCACTTAAAAACTCGAGCTGCgcgcgaccgcgggtgcgctcctaactctaccgcgggtgcggtgtcttctCGGCATACCACTACAAATCATTAaacgacgaccgcgggtgcggtgtggcttcGACCAATCCATCAAAATTCTGAacagtagaccgcgggtgcggtctggtcaCGGCCAAGAAACATACCAACGCAACTAAAATCAATCCGAAACACTGAAACGAAACAACCAACACCAACTAACAACATCAAAACCACCAAGCAACTATAACCAATCATACTATAACCCATAAACACAACTCTTACATCTAAACCAAATAATCCAATAAACATacaaaacttaaaccgtaccgtacaccgagctcggctattacaatctcctctccttagaggaatttcgtccccaaaattgacgtcactgcacaaacaactcaggatacttctctctcatctcatcctctggttcccacgttgcctcttcaatcaaatgattcctccaatggactttaacaatgccgaactctttgtttctcaatactcTGACTTTGcgatccaaaatctgaatcggaatctcttggtaagtCAAATTCgacgtcaaatccaatggcttgtggcgaagaacatgggaaggattcgcaatatacttcctgagcatcgacacatgaaaaacattgtgaactctttcaagatctggcggtagggctaatctgtaggctcgatcaccaactctgtccaatatctcaaatggaccaataaacCTCGGGCTCAACTTacccttcttgccaaatcgcatcacacccttgagaTGTGCTATCTTCAGGAACACATGGttgccaacctcaaactgcaaaggCCTACGACGAacatctgcatagctcttctgtctcgactgtgctgtcttcatcctctcacggataacagcaacaacatcagcagtctgttggaccaactctggacccaacatcttcctctcaccaatctcgtcccaaaacaagggcgatctacacttcctgccataaagtgcttcatacggtgccatgccaatcgtcgcttggtagctattgttgtacgtgaactcaacaagaggcaactTAGAgtcccagctaccaggataatcaatagtacaagctctgagcatatcctctagaatctgaatgactctctctgactgaccgtcgctctgagggtgataagctgtactgaaagctaaccgcgaacccatagctctgtgcaaactcttccaaaactctgaagtaaatctagggtcacgatcagacatgATCGACactggaacaccatgaagtctaacaatctctgctatgtaatcctcggcatactggttcatggaatacgtcgtcttgactgggagaaaatgcgctgacttggtcaatcgatcaacgataacccaaatggAATTAAGACCTTTCTGCGTCCtaggaagaccagtcacgaaatccatcgtaatatgctcccatttccactgaggaatcggcaatgataacaatgtcccagcaggtctctggtgctcgatcttcacctgctgacaagttaggcactgagaaataaacacggcaatatctttcttcatacctggccaccaatagagtctacgaagatcctgatacatcttggtactgcctggatgtatcgaatacggcgcggtatgtgcctctgtcaaaatgtctcgccgaatatcatcaccaacaggaacacaaatacggcctctgaaagtcaccaaaccatctccattcgaACCAAACTCTGagttacctctctcctctgctctagctctcaactctgtcaactgaacatcatcagtctgctctctacggatcctgtccgtcaatgtagcccgaatgaccaacgctgaaaagcgagcaatggtccccggaaccaCGAAAGCAATCTCCTCTCTCTGCAAGTCCATCAACAATGGTTTCTGAATCAAAGAACTCAaggaagaactcgacttacgactcaaagcatccgctacaacattcgctttccctgggtggtaactgatcgtcacatcataatctttgacaagctctaaccacctcctctgtcgcatattgagctctttctgagaaaacagatacttcaaactcttgtggtctgtgaaaatttcacacttttcgccatataagtaatgtctccaaattttcagggcgaaaaccacagctgccagctccaaatcatgcgtcggataattcttctcataatctttcaactggcgagaagcataggcgaTAACCTtacctcgctgcatcaacactgcaccgagacccttcttcgacgcatcggtaaaGACAACAAAAtcttctgaaccactgggcaatgcaagaacaggagctgtcgtcaacttatccttcaactcttgaaatccactctggcaatcattggaccactcgaacttcacaGACTTCCTTGTCAGATTGGTCAATGGCAaggcaatcttggagaaatctgaaataaagCGACGATAATAACCAGCCAAACCAAGGAAACTGCGTACCTCAGAAACAGTGGTAGGAATAcgccacttctgaatcgcctctatcttcactggatcaacagcttaACCATCCTTCAAAACGACATGGCCTAGAAAAGAAATCTGATCCAACaaaaactcacacttcttcaacttagcatacagcctCTTCTCTCTTAACAACTGAAGGACAAATCTGAGGTGCTCTGAGTGAAGCTCTCgggtcttggaatagatcaagatatcatcgatgaagacaatgacgaagctatccaaataaGGCTTAAACACtcgattcatcaaatccataaagactgaaggagcattggtcagaccaaaagacatcacaagaaactcatagtgaccatacctggtctggaacgccgtcttagggatatctgactccctaaccttcaactgatagtagccagaccgaagatcaatcttcgaaaatacagtagcCCCATgtagctgatcaaacaaatcatctatccgtggcaacggatacttattcttgatagtcactttgttgagctccctGTAACCAATACACAGCCGCAAAGACctatctttcttcttgacgaaaagaaccggagctccccaaggcgaagaactcggacgaatgaaacctttatccaatagatcctgcaactgcgtcttcaactctttcatctcggtaggggccatcctatacggagccttagaaataggaaccgtacctggaaccaaatcaatcacaaactccacatctctgtccggcggcaaacccggcacatcatcctcaaaaacatcagcgaaatctctcaccacatcaatatcatcaatattcaacttcacaatattatccacatccacaatagAAGCCAGAAatccatcacaacctctacacaaTAATCTCtcagcctcaagacaagaaataataggaaggaccagcgaagtacctgcactggcgagcataccttccctattgccattaTCTGCAAATGATACCGTCTTAGCAacacaatcaatcactgcacggtaggttgatagccaatccatgccaagaataACGTCAAAGGCAACCATcgggataacaatcaaatcagcaaagACCTCTCGCTCATCTATACGCACAgaacacgcatacacaatagacgtcgggcacaatacatcccccgaaggcaaaacaacattgaactggaggggaagaacagaaggaactatacccaaagatctcaaaaataattcagacataaaagaatgagtagcaccagtatcaatcaatgtcgtagctactctgcctgaaattaaaatagcgctagagatcacagaagaatcatgatTTATACCTTCCTTAGTCATCGTAAAGAtacgaccctgcaccttctcttggCTAGCACCTCTTGGACAGTCTTTGGCAATGTGGCCTGCcgtgccacaacgataacaagaatgagtgccaaatctgcactctccccgatgatgTCTACCGCAtttgggacacaatggcttctcagGATCAGATGGGACTGTCGGTGGTCGAGGACTCGGCTCCAttttgcctttccccttgaatcGATCCTTGCCTCGCTGACTCGAACTCTGACCCCTCTGAGCAATGGCCTGGTGCCTCGCTTGCCTCTCcctggcaatgtctttctcgtcctgctcggccaacaaagccttagacacaatctctttgaaagtcacagctttggacatgttgatatctctTCTAATCTCAGCTCTAAGGCCTCtgatgaaatgagcacctttgtccTTGTCGTTGGAAGCAATGTACGGAGCAAACAaacaaccctcctcgaacttcagaatatACTCGTCCACATTCATGCtcccctgtcgaagctccaagaactccGTCACTTTCCTCGCTCGAAGTGCATCGGGAAAGtacttgtcgtagaaaagaTCAGTAAACTCTTGCCACTTAAGTGCTGGAACATCAACACCAACTTTGGTTGCATTCCACCATATGCGTGCagccttgactaacatgaaaactgcacaactgattctgtCTTTATCTTCGTAGTTGAGATGATCGAAGATCGCCTCAAGAGCCTTGATCCACTCCACGGCAACTAAAGGATCGGTGCTCCCTGCATACTctggcggatccatcctcttgaaaacAGAAAAGATGTCATCAGTACCAACAACTTGAGcaacttggcctctcacttgccCTCTACCTTGGCCTGCTCCTTGCAATCGAAGCAACTGctggatctgctcactatggaccttagcctgctctttcaacaacttgccgaactcgtcgacaactctagaagaagaactatcctcaccctctactGCTTTCCTCTTAGGTGGCAtactctacaatgtgctcacaaaaTACCaatcaatagataacaatgaatagatgcaaaagaaaacatacccggacagttgaaagtagacgaagtcatatgcattggtccgaagaacggtgctctgataccactaaatgtaacacctcgACCCAATATCAATAAAAacacagcggaatttaaaattttctttcaaatggaaggaagtttcaaaatacatttctATAAAAATGTTTACATCAAAATCAATACATGATCATTTAAATGAtatacaaaaatacaaaatatcattcctatgatcatgctCCGAAAAGCCATCAAAAGATTTTCCTTCCAACatggtatgcatatgactccggcctcaatcaacgtcccggcccatcgctcttatctgcatcacatgaataactgaaatgagtataaaactcagcaagtggaactcttacatagcaatgacaTAACATACTCTGAAAAACATAGCTTTGAaatcataaaataccatcaactctgaaacatgaatagcataataatagcataacaatgagatggtatttttctttactctggttggattgatatcaatagtatcTCTGGCTCTGGTGCTCGTATCCCTATCGATATAAaccgataactctgagggatataagcctatggtcgttgatcaactaattgcatgcaatctctgactatgtatctatcaatccataaatcaatTTAAATTCTATCTTTGGCATTTAAACAAACACTTTgtaaactcttttctcttgtgTTCCCTTTTcaataattgagacataaaatgcctccaatatatataacaagtgtatcaatacataaacatgaatcaaatgaagggaataacacattaaaaccattgaaataccatacatatattatcatgtgagcacaaaggatgaaattccacttactacacttggaaCACTTGAATCTAAGCTCTTGGTACACCACCTACAACAATAATCCATAAATAACACCATCATCAACTCAATAATCAAGAACCCAtgccaaataatccataaaaccaacataaacaacaaacccatatcatctctcttccaaaaccaagaaataacaacaccaaaagcttaccttagcttcctagcaccaagaagaacttcgatcttaactcaatcaccaactaaaagcttgaatcgaagataggaagtgaaagaaataaggaaccctagccttcccaaggagagaaatccgaaaatgagaggtgagaaatgagagaaatggagtCAACTCATCCAATTAAATCACTTAAAAACTCGAGCTGCGCGCGACCACGGGTGCGCTCCTAactctaccgcgggtgcggtgtcctCTCGGCATACCactaaaaatccataaacgacgaccgcgggtgcggtacactccacaccgcgggtgcggtgtggcttcGACCAATCCATCAAAATTCTGAACAGTAGACCGCGGGGGCGCTGCTTGcactaccgcgggtgcggtctggtcaCGGCCAAGAAACATACCAACGCAACTAAAATCGATCCGAAACACTGAAACGAAACAACCAACACCAACTAACAACATCAAAACCACCAAGCAACTATAACCAATCATACTATAACCCATAAACACAACTCTTACATCTAAACCAAATAATCCAATAAACATacaaaacttaaaccgtaccgtacaccggGCTCGGCTATTACAGTTAAGAGACTATGGGATTCAAGCCTCCGAATCACCTATATTCTGTGATAATACCAGTGCAATTGCAATCacacaaaatccagtacttcattccagaacgaagcacattgacatcagacatcacttcattagagatcatgtgcagaagaagaacATTCTTCTGGAATACGTTTCTACTTATCAACATACAGCAGATATCTTCACAAAACCCTTACCAGaaaataagttttcttactttcgcaactCTCTTGGTTTGatagatttaacttgattattttCTGTTATCTTGGTTAATTTTTATTCTTACTCGATTATTTATCGTATTGAACTAACAGTAAGTTATTTGCAGAAAAGCAGAAGGGAAAAGTCAAATACGTAAACTGGAACTTTATTAGAAACCATTTCAGTACATTACACGATGCAAAAATAAAAGCACTAGATCTACAAATGCTATTTAACCAGAAGCGTTACATTTAGCTTTTGTCTTCAGTAATATGAGCTCTCTGCAATTTGCTTGCAAAgtacttcaacatgaacaagagaCTCCAGCAAGCTCAAGGCCTAAAAAGAatctagcaagcttgggtcttgtcagCACTAATGTATTTTTAGATGCCTTACAGGGCATCATAGATGATTTCAGCATCATCAATCCaccagcactctcttattgcattagcaTGCTTCTGGAAGGAATCGATGCTACATTTCAATATCAATCGAAGCAACAGATTTGCTTGACTGTGGAcattacaactccaggagtGTGTTTCAAGGATCATTACGTAAAGAATGATATTCTCAAGCTTCCTTCTGAACATTTCTTCGGCTCCTGGATCAAACTCTAACTTATTTTTAACTTGAGTTTTCATTTTAGATTGTGTATGTTTTATCTCGTTCAAGTTGtgcaggtatttatagaagaaacAAAGACCCTTGCGACTGTTCATTTCGACGGTTCAGATTGAAAGATTGCCAAGAGTCATTTGTCGCAATTATGACCACTTATTAATTGCATTTACCGAGGGGGAACAGTATCTTAGTCAGACTAAGAGTTTGACACCTTTTCAGAAAACAGATAGAatgtttgtcttttcgataaaactaCAAGTCTGCTGGTTTTTGTCAAAGTGCTCAAATATTTCAGCACCTTGAAACTTCCAGCAgacgttatcataaaacgacaaatcctCTTCTGATTTCTTTAGTAACCGTCTGGACAGCCCGcctttttcaaattttcaaaatcattcGTATATCTGACAGTTTCTGCAAAACTTTTCAAACACTCAACCAAAAAAATACTGACACGTGTCTTTATGTTTACTTGACGGCTGTAtatttatctcaaatttaaCCTTTTCACCTTTACTGTTTCATAACTATCGTTATTCAGCTACTGATTTCTCTCTATCATCTCTAACTACTGCAAATTATATCTACTTCTATCCTCATACAGAAATGGCTGGAGCATACACTCTTAACGCTTATCAAGTAAATTTTGCTTCTGTTCTTAACATCAAGGATGAGAATCTCGTTAAAATGTTTCAAGACATTGAGAAATCGGGACTCAGAAAATTCCTGGAAGCACCAGCCGTAATTTACAAAAATGCTCTCCTGGATTTTTACGCTAAAGCGACAGTACATGAAGGAAAGATTGTTCATTCTCAAGGAGATGCATCCATCTCTATTGATGCCGCACTTCTAGGAGCGACCTTCCTTCTTCCACTCTCAGGTACTTCTGAACTATCTGATATTTCCAAGATAGATAGGTCTGTTGCGCTTAGCTCGTTCTCAGCCTCTGGAGAAGAAGTGTCTCCCTCTTGTCACAAGAAATTActcaaaatggaatatcaaattctggccgATATTGTGGCAAAAGCCATTTTGATCAAAGCTGGCACCTTCGACAAGTTGACGAAGGAGAAGGTTCAAGTGATGATTGCCATCACTAAGGGAATCAAAGTGGACTGGAGTCATTTTCTCTTTAGGATTATGAAGGATATGGTTGTCAGGAAAAGTTCTGGATTCGCTGTTCAAATCAGCGCAATGCTCAAGGATGCTGGTTTCGCCTCTACCAGTGATCAAGATGCTACTTCAGTAACCATGATTGATGCTGCGAACGTACTTGCTTTAAGGCCTAAGCCAACCGTGGCGGAGTTTGTCGCCTTGAAAAAGGAAATTGGAGAAACTGCTTCTGAGGTTCAAAAACCTCAAAGgaaaatttcaaagaaaagAGTGATCATTTCGACTGATTCGGATAAAACAGCATCAGAAGAGTCTGCTGCTGATGTTCAACCACCCATACCAACCCCAGCCAAGAAGAAACCTCGCACCATTCTTAAGATCAAGAAGACAACAGCACTGTCTGAGATTGAGAAAGTACCTATCAGACAGATATTTCCAGAAGTGGTTCCTTCTGTTCGATCCATTACTTCTGCGACTGCACAAGCTACTGCATCTATTCTAGCACCACCTACTGCTTTTGTTTTCAAGCCATCATCTGGAATAGTGATTCGAGAATCAACTAGTGGGTCCTCTGCTTTCCGACCCATCGTGCCTATTTCTTCATCTGATAAATGCAAAGGAAAAATGGTCGAAGAACCACCAATTTTTGGACACAAAACAACTGTAACCACCGGCGTTGATCTTCATCTTGCAGAAATTGAAACCTCCGCAAatgatgatatgaatttttttgaTGAGTGGCACTCAGTTCGTCTTTTCCATTCTTTTGCTTACTTTAAGACAAAAGGGAACTATGCCAAAATGATGAATGCAGAGAAGAGAATTTTTCAGCTTGCAAAAATGGAAAATATCATCGAGGCCTTGCGCAGAAGGAGTTTCATCCTCGATCAGCTGAAATGTCAGAAGCTAGAATCGGTTCTGAAAGTTCTTGAATCGAATTTTGATCCTAGTGTTCCTACTGCTGTTTAGGATCAAAATGTTATTGTGATTCTATCTGACAGGTTAAAACAGATGcgtgagcaacttcttgctcaagaacaagGCTTTGGCGAGCCTATTGTTTATCACATTGGCCTTGTTCCAGACTTCCAACAGGTTCAGACAGTTGAGGAAAGGAATACAGCCTCACCAAAGGCTTCTGCTCTCAGTACTCCTGCTTCTCCAACAAGGCCCATTCCGTCCTCGTCGCTATTATCTGTACAAGAACTGGCTTCGGTTGAAGAAGTCATTGAGTCGATTGTTCCAACAGTCTCTACTACTCTGGAAGTAGCACCGGCTACTTCATTGCCACCTTCTGCTTCTCCGACCCCAGTGCAACATATAGCAGAACCAGATGCTACTTCTTTATTGCCAAATTTAGAGATATTTTCTGCTGCTCATCAAGCAGAAATGCACATTCTTTTGGATCAGCCTTCTGCACCTTCTACTGAAGAACCATCAGACTCACAGGCTGTTATTGCACCAACGGAAGAAATTTTGGCCTCTGACTTGGCCGTTCCCACTGAAGAAATTTTTCTTCCACTGGTTGCTGCTGAACCTACTGTTTCTACAATTCCAAAAGAAAGCACAGCAGACCCTGGTCCTTCTACTACTTTGGTGGATACTAATCTTGTCTCTACTGCATTGACTACCTCTCATGATGTTTCAACTCAGATGAACTCTCGTCTTATTGAGTTTCAGCAACACATGCTTAAGC
Protein-coding sequences here:
- the LOC142553917 gene encoding uncharacterized protein LOC142553917, which gives rise to MAGAYTLNAYQVNFASVLNIKDENLVKMFQDIEKSGLRKFLEAPAVIYKNALLDFYAKATVHEGKIVHSQGDASISIDAALLGATFLLPLSGTSELSDISKIDRSVALSSFSASGEEVSPSCHKKLLKMEYQILADIVAKAILIKAGTFDKLTKEKVQVMIAITKGIKVDWSHFLFRIMKDMVVRKSSGFAVQISAMLKDAGFASTSDQDATSVTMIDAANVLALRPKPTVAEFVALKKEIGETASEVQKPQRKISKKRVIISTDSDKTASEESAADVQPPIPTPAKKKPRTILKIKKTTALSEIEKVPIRQIFPEVVPSVRSITSATAQATASILAPPTAFVFKPSSGIVIRESTSGSSAFRPIVPISSSDKCKGKMVEEPPIFGHKTTVTTGVDLHLAEIETSANDDMNFFDEWHSVRLFHSFAYFKTKGNYAKMMNAEKRIFQLAKMENIIEALRRRSFILDQLKCQKLESVLKVLESNFDPSVPTAV